One Gimesia aquarii DNA segment encodes these proteins:
- a CDS encoding tetratricopeptide repeat protein yields the protein MNRKQAVFGSAFFFCLILFISVTENSVFAQDQKKEAVTLSEQEKKEKALEHAKKGQQFLKQKYWKDATSEFEKAIELQPKSSVLHYLLGVSYLENSEASKGWVELRKAVLLDQNNKRAANDFMKIWNFFDSKGLLNVGTPEVEVLKLLGKPDRQRNQNGESLLIYGFMWIKFRNARLFALVDIRGLAKDLTRAISTMEFKLGPSWKEGYRMMNATNALTEFVTAEETVQNYQQLFSTQRLFKLGELISAEEMMNRMKSNVENTHQIEDWNVIRQGDNDILFEWRVAKNERAPAQYEITRLVRGKRDMHRLAYVTRKLPLSEKTRETWIQQLEAAKLVVAHQEKHKLTAAEKKDLAEQLRKKTREIIALQLEYIKKQDVEALKPYFTKRLRNRITAKMLEQAARQTESATPAELVHAVQVDEAENQIQARIMMKNGRTLTTLIPVNGKWEADTIWFK from the coding sequence ATGAATAGGAAACAGGCAGTTTTTGGATCCGCTTTCTTTTTTTGTTTGATCTTGTTCATCTCCGTTACAGAAAACAGTGTTTTCGCACAGGATCAAAAAAAAGAAGCGGTTACTCTTTCAGAGCAGGAAAAAAAAGAAAAAGCTCTAGAGCATGCCAAAAAAGGTCAGCAATTTCTCAAACAGAAATATTGGAAAGATGCTACTTCAGAATTTGAAAAAGCCATTGAATTACAACCAAAAAGCAGTGTTTTACATTATTTGCTCGGCGTGAGTTACCTTGAAAATTCTGAAGCCAGCAAGGGATGGGTCGAATTGCGAAAAGCGGTTTTACTGGACCAGAACAATAAACGCGCTGCCAATGATTTTATGAAGATCTGGAATTTTTTTGACAGTAAAGGTTTATTGAATGTGGGAACTCCCGAAGTAGAAGTTCTCAAATTGTTGGGAAAACCGGATCGACAGCGAAATCAAAATGGCGAGTCACTCTTAATCTACGGGTTTATGTGGATCAAATTTCGTAACGCGAGGCTATTTGCATTAGTTGATATACGAGGTCTTGCTAAAGATCTCACCAGAGCCATTAGTACCATGGAATTTAAGCTGGGGCCTTCATGGAAAGAAGGCTATCGGATGATGAATGCTACCAATGCGTTAACTGAATTTGTTACAGCAGAAGAAACCGTTCAGAATTATCAACAGTTATTCTCGACTCAAAGACTATTCAAACTGGGTGAGCTGATCTCTGCCGAAGAGATGATGAATCGTATGAAGTCCAACGTTGAAAACACACATCAAATTGAGGACTGGAATGTTATCAGACAAGGCGATAACGACATTTTATTTGAATGGCGTGTCGCTAAGAATGAACGCGCTCCTGCGCAATACGAAATTACGAGACTCGTCAGAGGGAAACGGGATATGCATCGCCTGGCGTATGTGACTCGGAAATTACCTCTTAGTGAAAAGACACGTGAGACATGGATCCAGCAATTGGAAGCAGCAAAGTTGGTAGTTGCTCATCAGGAAAAACACAAACTCACGGCTGCAGAAAAGAAGGATCTCGCTGAGCAGCTCAGGAAGAAAACCAGAGAAATCATTGCGCTTCAGTTAGAGTATATCAAAAAGCAGGATGTTGAGGCACTCAAACCTTATTTCACCAAACGCCTGCGCAATCGTATCACTGCCAAAATGTTGGAACAAGCAGCGCGGCAGACAGAGTCAGCGACTCCTGCAGAGTTAGTTCATGCTGTCCAGGTTGATGAAGCGGAGAATCAGATTCAAGCCAGGATCATGATGAAAAATGGTCGAACTCTGACGACTTTGATCCCTGTAAATGGAAAATGGGAAGCAGACACAATTTGGTTCAAATAG
- a CDS encoding tetratricopeptide repeat protein: MKCLTRSSRYLLILFLVFCISRVGITEEPLKTERSKEDAVINSKLKQLIDELTAQIKLTPNDTSLYSRRGDAYFFRGQFKKAVADYDKMIELNPKIKTSHWRRGIACYYAKQYADAAKQFESYHSFDNVDRENGIWRFFSQYKAKGADAAQRGLLKYEKDDREPFPELYRLFEGKVTPETILKRIQEADINDHEREKRNFYAYLYIGLNESLHGRKETARKYLQKAVNNKWGPGAGFGPNYMWHTGRIELQLLTAPKKQK; the protein is encoded by the coding sequence ATGAAATGCTTGACTCGCAGCTCACGATATTTGTTGATTCTGTTTCTTGTATTCTGCATCAGTAGAGTAGGGATCACTGAGGAACCTCTCAAGACAGAACGATCGAAAGAGGATGCTGTCATCAATTCAAAGTTGAAACAGTTAATTGACGAGTTAACTGCTCAGATTAAGCTCACACCTAATGATACCTCTTTATATTCGCGGAGAGGAGACGCATATTTTTTTAGGGGACAATTCAAAAAGGCCGTTGCCGACTATGATAAGATGATTGAGCTGAATCCGAAGATTAAGACCTCACACTGGAGACGAGGCATTGCCTGTTACTACGCCAAACAGTATGCAGATGCAGCGAAGCAATTTGAGAGCTATCATTCGTTTGACAACGTCGATCGTGAAAATGGCATTTGGCGATTTTTCTCCCAATATAAAGCAAAAGGAGCAGATGCAGCGCAACGTGGACTGCTAAAGTATGAAAAAGATGACCGCGAACCATTTCCTGAACTCTATCGTTTATTCGAAGGTAAAGTGACCCCAGAGACCATTCTGAAACGCATTCAAGAAGCAGATATTAATGATCATGAACGGGAGAAACGAAATTTTTACGCATACCTTTATATTGGTCTGAATGAATCATTGCATGGGCGGAAAGAAACCGCTCGGAAATATCTGCAAAAAGCGGTCAATAATAAGTGGGGGCCTGGCGCTGGTTTTGGGCCGAATTACATGTGGCACACTGGTCGAATCGAGCTACAATTACTAACAGCACCCAAAAAACAAAAATGA
- a CDS encoding class I SAM-dependent methyltransferase yields the protein MTTNYDPIAEQYKRSKQQPWRTFVECFTLMNLVGDPAEMSVLDVACGEGFYTRLIREQGAAHVTGIDLSQGMIDLARSQEVQHQQGIEYVVGDARELPDTNQFDLTVAAWLLNYARNRDELQAMCDGLARSLKQGGRFVTVNCNPAQTFPNAPSYRKYGFETSVLGEWQEGAPIQWRFYLSDGHIDVENYYLSITTHEEALRQAGFREVVWHAPQLAPEGLQENDEEFWSSLMESPPMTFIECVK from the coding sequence ATGACAACTAACTACGATCCAATTGCTGAGCAGTACAAACGATCGAAACAACAACCTTGGCGGACCTTCGTTGAATGTTTTACTTTGATGAATCTGGTAGGGGACCCAGCAGAAATGTCGGTACTCGATGTTGCCTGTGGAGAAGGTTTTTATACCCGCTTGATTCGAGAACAGGGCGCTGCACACGTTACCGGAATCGATCTTTCTCAAGGCATGATTGATCTGGCACGTAGTCAGGAAGTACAGCATCAGCAGGGAATTGAGTATGTTGTCGGTGATGCTCGAGAATTACCAGACACCAATCAGTTCGATTTGACTGTGGCAGCCTGGCTACTCAACTATGCCCGCAATCGGGATGAGCTGCAAGCCATGTGCGACGGCCTTGCTCGCTCACTAAAGCAGGGAGGTCGGTTTGTCACAGTGAACTGCAACCCTGCGCAAACATTTCCAAACGCTCCCTCGTATCGTAAGTATGGCTTTGAGACCTCTGTACTGGGAGAGTGGCAGGAAGGGGCACCAATTCAATGGCGGTTTTACTTGAGCGACGGGCATATTGACGTCGAAAACTACTACTTAAGTATCACCACACATGAAGAGGCACTTCGTCAGGCAGGTTTCAGAGAAGTAGTTTGGCACGCTCCCCAATTAGCGCCGGAAGGATTACAGGAAAACGACGAAGAATTCTGGTCAAGTCTGATGGAGTCTCCCCCTATGACGTTCATTGAATGTGTGAAGTAA